The following coding sequences lie in one Cloeon dipterum chromosome 1, ieCloDipt1.1, whole genome shotgun sequence genomic window:
- the LOC135934157 gene encoding uncharacterized protein LOC135934157: MALWGGRFEFKQSSVTREDFGEPGEGLRDAIPLYPPGVFVGKFGERHDESTTVADFQPKERVSNELIARSDHLKQPRQLKKEWWEDEQFPIDDLQPLYRASSQRYDETARRGDKHSGEYVGVESSGQWPVPDPPVWRNPGPRRPYFHFNTLRTDGQFERLTTTYAEHMGSVRPTTPQGVKVPPPGLLPWGVPQRETEYLKEYSGEMLRHPQYQSPTPRCRHAMQSETPPRWETTYEAACNQVENAPSWLKDFLAKPYPKRTLSGR; this comes from the exons ATGGCACTTTGGGGAGGCCGCTTTGAATTTAAGCAATCGTCAGTGACACGCGAGGATTTCGGAGAGCCGGGTGAAGGGCTTCGGGACGCAATTCCCTTGTACCCGCCGGGCGTGTTCGTCGGCAAGTTCGGCGAGCGGCACGACGAATCGACCACGGTGGCCGACTTCCAGCCTAAGGAGCGCGTGTCGAACGAGTTAATCGCAAGGAGTGACCACTTGAAACAGCCTCGGCAGCTCAAGAAGGAGTGGTG GGAGGACGAGCAATTTCCAATCGACGACCTGCAGCCGTTGTACCGTGCCTCCAGCCAGCGCTACGACGAAACCGCGCGCCGAGGCGACAAACACTCAG GCGAATACGTTGGCGTCGAATCTAGTGGGCAATGGCCCGTGCCCGATCCCCCTGTGTGGCGCAACCCTGGCCCCCGGCGGCCTTACTTCCACTTCAACACGCTGCGCACCGACGGCCAGTTCGAGCGGCTCACCACCACCTACGCTGAGCACATGGGCTCCGTGCGGCCCACCACACCCCAGGGGGTCAAGGTGCCTCCGCCCGGCCTGCTGCCGTGGGGCGTGCCGCAAAGGGAGACTGAATATCTCAAGGAATACTCGGGCGAGATGCTGAGGCACCCGCAGTACCAATCACCAACTCCCA GATGTAGGCACGCGATGCAGTCGGAGACGCCACCGCGCTGGGAAACCACCTACGAGGCGGCCTGCAACCAAGTGGAGAACGCACCCTCTTGGCTCAAGGACTTCCTCGCCAAACCCTACCCCAAGCGGACCTTGAGCGGCAGATAA